GGTCTCAAATATCTGCTTACCCTTCGGTTTTTAAATGGCAACGAGGGTTAAGTAGATAAGTGTAAATAGAGCGATAAATTAGCCACCCATTGTCATTTTAACGTGCGTATTTATACTACAGATGAATCGTAGGTTTCTCTGTAAAAACAACATGGCCAGTAgctgagtgtgtttttgtctcttcCTCTTAGCCCCTGTACGGCCTGCTCCAGGCAAAATTACAACTCATCACACATGCCTACTTCGAAGAAAAAGATTTTTCCCAGATATCTATTCTGAAGGTAAGACTagttttcattacttttttgaGGTCTGAAGAGAGAGAATACTTTAGACCATAGTGGCCTTATCTGCTGTGGACATTTCAGGCACTTTGCTTGGTGTGTATACATCAAGGCTCAGAGAGACTGTGGCTGAGTGgtcttttttgctgtgtgaaatcTCTTGTGTTCTGAGAGGAAATTTTCTAATTAATGGCCTTTCTCTTTTTGCAAGAACTGGATGAGTTTGTTAAAAGTGTACAGGTGGgtggtttctctctgtcactcaccaGCTCTAATATATGAGGTCCATGTCAGTGGGAGGGTTCTGAAATGTCAACTTTCTCTGTAGAAACCCTACGGTGTGAGGTTCATGCCAGTGCAGAGCGTTCTAAAGTGTGGTTTTTCTCTGTAGAGACCTTCCTGTATGAGGGTCGCGTCAGTGCAGGGGTTTCTGAATGTAgtctctctccgtttctctaCAGGAGCTGTACGAACACATGAACGGGTCCCTCAAAGGGACAGCCCTGGAGGGTTCACAAGTTTACCTGGGTGAGAATCTGCCACAGTCCTCTCTGTTTGACACAAAAATGGGAACATTCACTCGCAACAGATTTAACCTATCTTGcttaatgcatttgtttttcgCTGGAAGTCCCATGTCAGCTGTGTTGACACAATAGGTCACTTTGTGGTCAGTGACTTGTGCAACCTGAGTTATGTGAAAACTGCATGGTAGTTAGCGACGTGCTGAAGGAGGTCTGGAGCCTACGCTCCCCCCGCACTCTCCCTCATGTACCACCACAGCAGTACACTGTTTTGTATTCTGCATACCTGGGAAATGGCATACCTCAAATCACAGTTGATGAATAATGACTCATGCATTATTCACAGCTATAGTATGTGTGCACTAATGACTAGTGGATACTTGCTGAACAGGAGGAGCTTGCTGGTCCAGCTGTGCTCTTGAAAGTCTTAtgcttctctctgtcagccGCCATGAAATGTGGgataaaacaataaactgtGTTCTCTTGCTTTACCTTGAGGTTCATTTACCTCTGAAAGAACATGGGGGAATTGGTGTGACCTTACATATGACCTGTGCTCTGATGTCATGTGATGTGgggctggcagtgtagcatagtggtaaggagcagggcataTAAATGCAAGGTTTCTgtttgggcactgctgctgtatccttgggcaaagtaATTAACACAATTGCccagtaaagatccagctgtataaaaggataacctatgtaagtcgctctggataagagcatctgctaaatgacaatgatgtgatgtaatgtgaaagaACTCCCACTAAACACCCCGATATCAATGGGCCAGAGGAATAAGCCAAGCTCTTCCAACGCTGCGTGGTTAATGCAGGACGCTGTATACGGGCCGCAGTGGTGAATTGTGGGATTGCCCAGACAGCTGGGAGCCTGTGTGGACCCAGGCACGTCCCTGTAGGTTTCCCCCCTGCGGACTTTCGCAGGGGTCACTGGTGCAAATGCAGTCATGCTGTTTCTAATCTAGAGCTGCTGTGAGCTCTTCTGTGTACTGCGTGTTCCTCTCACACTCACGCGATTGCAGGCTTGTGCTGAGGCTGAGACAACTGAAAGCTGCCTCAATCACACAAGCAGGTAGTGGAGGGTTTGGTGGATGGGGTCTGGGCTCGACAGCAGTGAGCCTTTTGTTCAGGTCCCGGGTGTATCCCCAATAGCTCCAGCAAAGAACTAGCTGTGAATGGGTCAGAGAATGTCTGGGAGATTTACAGTGTTGAAGGTCAATATGTCTTGCaagaaacatatttcagtttCCTTCctgttgattttgatttttttctcttgctgtaGGCCTGTCCCCAAGAGATTTAATACTGCACTTTCGCCACAAGGTAATCTTAAAACAACACCAATTTAGAAACAAGAGAAACAACCATGTGCTCTGAATGAAAGGAACTTTTGGTCTACTTTGTGaatgtgcatacacacgcatacacacaagcacacatacacacacacatatgtatgtatgcacacacagatacacacacacacacacacacacacacacacacacacactcctcattTGAATTACAATGTTAGGGATTTTTGGGTTTTTctttacacttttttaatcTCTCCACAGGTCCTTATACTTTTCAAACTCATCCTGCTCGAGAAGAAGGTGagaaatatgcacacaaatatatatttgaatgtaatgtagtccaTCACGCCATTCAGCAGATCTCTTTTATACAAATCtacagtgctgtgtgactggATGTAACCTACAACTCTAGAAGTCTGGAGTGAAGAGATTTACTTCCATGTGGTCCAGTGACCCTGTGTGTTCTCCATGGGCTGTTAGTTACCATGAATGACCTAGGTGTTCTCTGGTCTTTCCAGGTTCTGTTTTACGTGTCTCCAGTCCACAGGCTAGTAGGAGCACTCATGACGGTCTTGTCACTTTTTCCCGGTAAGCCCTTAAATATTGTATTAAAAAGCTgtatttcaatggaaaaaaacaaaagtatcctaaatttattctttttgatGTTATTATGAGgaacaaaaatctaaaaaaagaagCTTTTGTTTGTAGAAATTTGTCAAACACAAtcatatgagtgtgtgagctgtatgcTTCCTCAGAAGTAGTTCGCTGCAAGCATTCTGAATTTTATGACCGCACTGGTCCTCGTGAtatcagtgtttgttttcaaactgtTGGGGGGGAGTGTCCTGGTTTTCACAGCGCTCTCTTCCACCCCCTGCAGGAATGATTGAGCACGGCCTGGCCGACTCCTCTCACTACCGGCCCAAGAGCAGCGTGTCCGAGGACATAGGCCTGCACGTGGGCGTCCCCGGCTCAGAGGAGTTCGTCTCCGTCTCCGTCACTGACGTCGCTGACGCCACCCGGGAGCTGGAGGGCCAGGAGGGGGAAGGCCAGGAGGAGAAGCCCGCCGGAGGCTCCGCCCCACCCCTGACGACGGGGGACAACCACCACCTGAAGCCGCCGTCGCGCACGTCACCAGAGTCGTCGGAGAGCGACTGGGAGACGCTGGACCCCAGTGTGCTGGATGAGGGGAACCACAGGGACGGCGAGCAGAAGGAGCAGGCAGCGGAGCTCCCTGAGGCCTTCGAACCCGAGCCGGCTCCGCCCATCACCGTGCAGCCACAGTCCACCAGCGGGCAGACGGTCCTCACCCCGGGGCTGGTGTCCGGCCTGGAGGAGGACCAGTACGGACAGCCCCTGGCCATCTTCACCAAGGTCTGATCCTAAacccacctcacacacctctgtaacacactgcactgcctgTGGATAGAGATCTCTACTTACTCTTATCGGAGCTGCACTTTTAATGTGCTCATATTGCGAGGAGCAGCTTGAATTTGAGTGTATTTTGGTTTAGCAAGAAAACCACCATCTATTTATAACTTTGCTATGCACTGTGTATATTGCTAGTTTGTTGTGCTGTAGCGTTTTGTCTGCTTACATCTAAACTACCGTTGCATTGCAGGTTTAAGCAGCGAGCTGTATTTAGATTAAATCTTGCAAAGATTTTACAGGCAGTGTTTTGCATACTCACTTTGTCTCTGCAGCTTGAATTCATGGTTGACTCTTTTTACATGCTGTGTTGTTCAGATTCTCCCTGTAACTAGCATTTCACAGTCATTTCACAGTAGGAAGACTCATATTCGATAAAGTGAATGCCTGAAATGATTGACAGCTTCATGTGATTTATGATGGTGAAATGCCAGGCCTGATCTGCTGTGGTCATGACTCTGCTGAGTGTATGGGTGTgattcaaacatgcacacacacagacgcacatacaCGCTGCCTCTAATCTTTCCACAAACTGCTGATTCACCCCGGTCAGCCCCGCGTGCTGATGGGGGAACTTCTTCAGCTGCGGCATGACGCCTTGATGACGTGTGTTGCCAGGGTTACCTCTGCCTGCCTTACATGGCTCTGCAACAGCACCACCTGCTGTCCGACGTGACCGTGCGGGGCTTTGTCGCCGGGGCGACCAACATCCTGTTCCGCCAGCAGAGGCACCTGAGTGATGCGGTGGTGGAGGTTGGttctccctctcgctccttctcccccttctctccccattctctcctgttctctcacTCCACTGCATGCTCCGTCTCTAGAGACAACACTCACCTCTCTTTTTAGATAACAGATACAAAGCTCAAGGCCCACAGCCCATTCAACTGACGTGTACATATTCAAACAGTCTCTAACTCTGGACTGGATTAAACTGCTGcttttaatctcattttaaCTCTTAATTAATTCATAAAGCCCTGTTTCAGATGAGTTTGTGCTTCTTCCATTGTTGTAATAGTCCCATAAGGTCTGGACATAAACATAGCTGTACAAATATACATGTGCTTTTAGAAGTCTATAAAGTAATAGCTGTTGTTTCTTGTGTGTTTCCCAGTCATAGTGTTGGGAACCCACTGTGTATGCTTGTGTTctttccagctgagctctctcATATTTAGGTTTGATTGATTGAACTGTTAAATGAGTACtgatttgtatttgaataatttacatCTCTGTGTTTAGTCTTCTGTAAATTCTTTGTGAATTCTTTGTAATTTTGAGAATATCTGGCCCTTGAACAAATTTGGTACAGCTGTCCTAATTAGTTGTTCAATATCTTGTTCTAAACTCCATGTAATAATtcttattaatttaaaataaatactagATTGTATTAATAATTTGTTGTAGGGGCTTGAATAGAAATAACTTGTGTACTTCTGTTAGCGCAAACATATTTCCAACAGTTTATAACCGTAATTAAGATCTCATATTTAGGTAAAGTCCAATGGGGAACAGTGTTCATCTAACAGCTCAACTAAACAGACTGCAAGCCCAGCTGGAATGAGCACCAGCAtccggggggtggggtggggtccCCAGGAGCGGAGTGTGGAAGTGTGGAAGTATTGTAGCGGTCACGTGCATCCCCATGTGCTTTGTACAGCACTCGGTCTGTGTTTCCTCCACCTCTGCGTGGCCTACTTCAGGTGTTAGCTCATGTTTCGCTCTTGCAGCAGGGGATGCTCGTGTGGAGGGATGGCAGTTTCTCTCGAGGGATGAGCAGCACCTTTTTGAACACTCTCGCACTGTGCTGGGGAGCCGTGCGCACGTGCGCTCAGCTCTGTGCGCTCGCGTGTCACGGGTCTAGTCACGTGACCTTTGCACTGTGTGTTCGTGCGCACGTGTAGatctggtcatgtgacctctcCACTGTTTTGTGCTACTGTGTAGTAGTCCAgtcatgcaatttttttttgttgtgcgTGTGCTTAAGTGTTGGCCGGGTCACGTGatcactctgctgtgtgtgtgcgtgttcacGTGTACGGGTCTGGTCATGTAATCATTCTGTGTGACTGCTCGGGGGGCTGGTCACATGattgctctgctgtgtgtgtgtgtgtgtgtgtgtgtgtgtgtgtgtgtgtgtgtgtgtgtgtgtgtgtgtcactcctccttgtgtgcgtgtgtgtttgtgtgtatatgaatgtgtctgtatgtgtacgagtccctcctcctcagctcctccctgcgtctccccctgctggcaggtggaggaggcTCGTATCCAGATCCAGGACCCGGAGCTGCGGAAGCTGCTGAGCCTGACCACGGCGGATCTGCGCTTTGCTGACTACCTGGTCAAGCACGTGACGGAGAACCGCGAGGACGTCTTCCTGGACGGGACGGGCTGGGAGGGCGGGGACGAGTGGATCCGGGCACAGTTCGGGCTCTACCTCCACTCCCTGCTCTCCACCACCTTACAGCAAGGTACATCACTCAGGGAGTGATAACACGGGCCCATGGTTTCACTGACCTGTCCAAACTTCCAGCACAATCACTGAAGtaggttttacatttacatttattcatttggcagacgcttttatccaaagcgacttacataggttacagttctttacaatgttatccatttatacagctggatatatacagaggcaattgtgggttaagtaccttgcccaagggtacagcagcagtgtcccagcgcggattgaaccagcaacctttcggttacgagtcctgctccttaaccactatgctacactgccgtcctgaagactttgtgtgtgtatatacatattacattattgttatttacgAGAGCAGTGttcataggttacaattttatctgtttgcacagctggataatATACTGAGGCTTATCAATCTATGTGATGGgtaactggatatttactgaggcaattgtgggttaagttccttgcccaggggtacaacagcagtgccccagctccttatcactatgccacactgaaTCTTTAGCTCTGTCATTAGCTCAGTGGTACAGCGAGTTTGTACAAGGTGCACTTTGGCATTATGCGTTCAGCTCTTGTACTGACAGCTTCTGTTGGTCCTCTGGGTGAGGCATTGCACCTTATTTTCCCCAGCTGCGTACAGGAAGAGgatgcacattacattattatcatttagcagacactctctaccagagtgacttacatagcttacagttttatatgttatccatttatacagctggatatttagcaattgtaggttaagaaccaagcatacagcagcagtgacccaatGGGGAATGgtaccagcaaccttttggttacatgccctgctccttaccactgtgctacacataTAGTAAATGGTGCAGTCTATGGACTGGATCAGGGCTGCTTGAGAGGACATTAGAACGTGATTTAAGAGACGGGCAGAGGAAGTGACCTCACCCTCCCCTGGTGTCTCCGCAGATAACGAGAAGCTGCTGGCTGACTATGGAGTCCCCTTCATCTCTGCCTGGAGGATCACACACAACTACAGGGTGTGGCACAGCAACAAGCACCCAGCCATGTCAGAGGTCACCCCAGGGTAAGTGAACTGCGGGGGGTTGTGGCTGACGCTTGACCAGAAGGGATTGTGGGTAGTAGTGGGAGAGCAAAGGTTCGTTAACCACATGTGGATTTGCTGACAAGGGAGTGGCTAACATGCTGCCAAATCTTGTATGAACCAATCGAAGGGCTTGGCCATGGCAAGAGCGCTGATTCATTGGTTAAGATCAGTGAGTGATAGCAGATGAgggctccacccattttgggaCTCCTGAAGCCCTGCTAACCCGTATCTAGTTGTAGGTTTGAATCTGGGTAGAAAGATGCTGTACCACTGATGGAGCTGTATGGAACCCATCATGACTGCCTCAGTATTACATCATAATAATGTGCTGATTATCATGTTCCCTTGTGCTGATGTCACTCTGCAGAAAAAAGTTTGTGTTCGGCATCTGCACAGATTTTCACTTTGATTTGACCTTTAACTTTGCTTTGGCTGTGGATTTCTGCATAAAGAGGCAGGCTAATAACAACCTACCtcttgtgttaaaatgtttggCACCTGAAaccaaatgtattcattaaagATGTGATGGTTACATTGCACAAATTCAAAAGTAACATTGATGCAAAACATGGATTGTGTCAATATGAAGTgctttgctgtctgtgtcaaGAAATGTCttgatttctctgttttttaactggcaaatgaatgtaaatgtaattatttctgttCTATTCTGTTGTAGTCATCCATTCCAAGGACAGTACAGCGTTGCTGACGTAAAACTAAGGTTCTCACAGTGAGTACAGATGTCATTTCGTTTATCAAAGCTAAATCAGCATTATATTAGATTACCTTTACACAGATCTGATAAAATGCAAGGCACTGTGTTCTAGGAATGGCAGCTGTAGAAAAAATATGCAGAGTGCTTCCCTCTTGTGGTGATGTTAGGAAATGCACCTCATAAAGTTTCTGTATGAACAGGGCAAGTCGATGAGCAGACATATGTTGCTTTTGTCAGTAAACATGTCAACCAAAACCTTTAAgatggtgggtgtgtgtgtatttcgCTGGATATCTGATTGAAGCCATGTCATGTAGCTTTTTGCGAAGCCGCGAATGAGTAAGTTTGACTGCTGTGTTGATCTTTCCACCAATTACCACTGTTTATTTTCGGCCAGCCAGGGGATCTCCTATCAGAGCAGGCCTCTGACAGACCGTTCATTCAGCTGGAATGTGTCGCTTCGGGATTGGGTGGACAGACGGATGTCTGTGCCTCGGCGCGGTGTCGTGAACACGGCCCCGACAGCGGTTGGCGGTCTTCAAACGTGTGCCGAGTTTCAACTTGTTGGCTTTGCGTTGGTGTGGACTGCCCCACAGCTTCTGAACGTCCcctttttctgtgtgacagGGCTTTTGTGTCGTCCCTGCTGACATCCCAACTGTCCCGCGGTACCAAACCTTGTACACCCCGGCACTGCAAATATAGCAGGAGGCAGCCTGAGGCTCATATGTGTTCCAGAATGGGGTTTGTGAGGAGCAGAGGTGCTAAGTAAAGCCCTCAGGTTCCTTCTGGCTGTCTGGAATAAGCACACAAAATGTCAGACAAAAAGCCTCCGCCCACGGGGGTCATGCTGAAGAAAcgacagagatacagagatgaCAGGTGAAGCCTTACTACTCAATCTTCCCAGCTATGCATACGGCTCTGTATAGAGAAGAATGAGCTTTTGTGATCCTAGTTTGGTATGAGCAGAAGTTTATTACATCAAAAGGGGTGAACAAAATCTTAAACACAGTAAGTGATTTGTAAAAAGCTTAGTTTTGATCTGCTAACCTTTTTTGACTGTGATGCAATTGTAGACCGATAGGCAGATTGACTTTAAATGTGCTCAGTTCCTCAAAAAGCAATTAAGATATATATCATACAGTATCACAGGCTTCAGGGCCGTTGCTCTTCTCTTTTacaggcattacattacattacattaatttagcagactctcttatccagagcgacttccaggacaagagaacagaagtgtatccattcaagttcaaTGACAGTATTCAAGCCCTGCCACGAGCTAACTTGTGcacctgactagacaagggaggccaaatatactaccatatatcagtcactagattACAGAACGCAGatgtttatatattgttttgtaaCCGGCTGCCATACAGACTCATCGGATCCTATTTGGTTCACCACGTCCATTAATTATAGGAGGCTTTCATTCTTAAAAACAACACCAGCTCACAGGGGTAGGGTGTCGTTCCAGGAAGTGCGGCGGAAAGGCAATATGGGCAGTGTTAAATTGCTCCGTCTTCAACGCGCCCTCTAGGATTACGCTCAACATATTTCTGCACTGCGTGTCCGCCGCGGCGCTCAGCTATTGATAGCTTTCTGGTGAGAACGGGGCGAATGcccccctccagctccccccccccaccccagcccaccGCGACGAGAGGTGGCCGGTGAACCAGCTGGTCCTTGTCACGCTCAAGCCTGAGAAAAGAGACTTCAGAAACatcctttaaaaatacaaaaaataaaggagGCACAGAATGAAGCCGTTTGACTAGAACTGCCTTCCTTGGCCGATGCCACAGTTCCGGTGACGCTGTGGTGGTATTCAGTGCGTGTGGTAAAAGGAGGAAAGgggagatgttttttttaattctgtcttTGTAAAAGGGATGCAGGCTGCATAATGGCAGAGCTAAGCCTTCGCATAAAAGGCTCTGGCACGGACAGTGAGAATGGGCTTTCGGACTGAACTTTCGGGCTCTACTGGCGTGTTGGGTGTTCAGGAGCGCAGGGCAGCTGTGACGTGTGTATTAAACACTGCAGGGTCTGTgcattgtgctgtgctgtaggttCTCTGTGCTCACCATAGTTCAAACCCTGAAGCATGTAcgcgtgtgcgtctgtgttAGAGCAGGAGCCTGCAGTTATTTGGAACCTTCTACCTGGTTGGTTTTCATATGCCAAATGGAAaccataaatgtttttttttatgcacgTTTATGCACATAGTGTACACAGTGCACGTGTCCAGAGTAGCACCTGTGTCCCCCCTTGTTTGGGTCGGAATGGAGGTTTGTGCCCCGTGAGGACCAGGCTGTGGGAGGGTGGAGACAGTAGTGCGTAGCCCACCGCTGTGTTTCTCAGCACCCCTCTCAGTGTGTCACCCTAGCCCTCACTGAGAGTTAGAGTGAAGAGTGACGGCAGAGTGGCGGTGCCGGTGCAGGGGAAAGGAGCTGAGCAGGGAGGGAAGCAGTCTGTAGGCCTTCTGATGCTGTTGCTATGGAAATCTGCAAGCTGTTAAGGGGTGCAAAAAGGCTGATGGTCGATAAAGCACCTCCTCTTGTCCCGAGGATCATCGACGTCTGCGCTCCCACTGTTCTGGGCTAGAGGGGGTGCCGTGTGGTCTGAAAAACCCCCCGTTAACCCCCTCCCCGCCTCATATCAGAGAGATGCTTTTCTCTGAACGCCCACACTGATGCATTCACTGAGTCCAcatagtgtgtgtttgtgtgtgtgcctacatacctaagtgtgtgtgtgtgtaagtgtgtatttgtgtgtgtaggtgtgtgtgggtgcatgtgggTGCAGCATGCATTCATTTGCACTGCGTGTgcacactgtttgtgtttgtgtgttttgggcATTgcgttacattcatttagcagacgcttttatccagagcagcttccagcacaagagaacagtgtGGATACAAGTGTATGCATTCAGTAATaactgcatgcttgtgtgtgtgtgtatgtgtgcctgcaccatgtgtatgtgtgtattgtgtgcaatgtgtatatgtatatttgtaacgtggtgtgtgtgtgtgtgtgtgtgtgtgtgtgtgtgtgtcagactgcACCACTGAAGAGGCTGTCTCCAGTTACTGCTGAAGCTCTCCAGTCTACCTGGAGTGGCAGCGCGTGTTTATTGATGCAAGCTGAGGCTTCCCCCCGTCACTGACAGATGCACTGTAGGAACAAAGCCCCATCTCAGGTCCTGAAGGTGGACCAtcgcccgcccccccccaatACCCGCGGAGGTCAACTGGCTAATTGACCAGACTACACTGCGGTTCCTTTCATTCGCCTGATTGGTCGATCTGTCAGTCAAT
The nucleotide sequence above comes from Megalops cyprinoides isolate fMegCyp1 chromosome 2, fMegCyp1.pri, whole genome shotgun sequence. Encoded proteins:
- the avl9 gene encoding late secretory pathway protein AVL9 homolog, giving the protein MESHGKDEPKGPVLHIVVVGFHHKKGCQVEFSYPPLLPEESHDSSSLPEEWKYLPFLALPDGAHNYQEDTVYFHLPPLHGDMKCVYGVSCYRQIEAKALKVRQADVTRETVQKSVCVLSRVPLYGLLQAKLQLITHAYFEEKDFSQISILKELYEHMNGSLKGTALEGSQVYLGLSPRDLILHFRHKVLILFKLILLEKKVLFYVSPVHRLVGALMTVLSLFPGMIEHGLADSSHYRPKSSVSEDIGLHVGVPGSEEFVSVSVTDVADATRELEGQEGEGQEEKPAGGSAPPLTTGDNHHLKPPSRTSPESSESDWETLDPSVLDEGNHRDGEQKEQAAELPEAFEPEPAPPITVQPQSTSGQTVLTPGLVSGLEEDQYGQPLAIFTKGYLCLPYMALQQHHLLSDVTVRGFVAGATNILFRQQRHLSDAVVEVEEARIQIQDPELRKLLSLTTADLRFADYLVKHVTENREDVFLDGTGWEGGDEWIRAQFGLYLHSLLSTTLQQDNEKLLADYGVPFISAWRITHNYRVWHSNKHPAMSEVTPGHPFQGQYSVADVKLRFSHSVQNSERGKKLGNAVMTTSRSVVQTGKAVGQSVGGALTSAKSAMSSWFSTLAQPTAVAGPACPEHPAAKP